The Triticum aestivum cultivar Chinese Spring chromosome 6D, IWGSC CS RefSeq v2.1, whole genome shotgun sequence genomic sequence actcattggattcacttcggcgatcctcaagatcgaggATGAGATGATTTGTTGAACCCGTTTTCAAgatcgacgaccgaagatgaagaacagttcggaagaattgaggagcgtccccaacttgaagactgattcagggggctactgacggtgtcctggactagggggtactcaccacgtcgtctcctgatcagttggattgggccgaggacccccatggccgtttactcatgggccagtttggacagccgatgtatacacgaggaagattccacaagacttggtgatcaagacaagaactcgtctccaccggcgtattcgactaggactcttgttatcctaggcctctggtacattatataagccgaggccaggctagtcgatagatcatcatgccattattcatcataccctcaagtttagaccacaacatacgatctcgaggcagatcaactcttgtaacccctatactcaacAAAGTCagtcaagcagcatgtagggtattatctcttcgagagagcccgaagctgggtaaaatcccgtgtccatgttaccatagatcctaagacacacagcttgggaccccctacccgagatctgccggttttgacaccgacagtgatcccgttcatcaaatgacaacacatgtctatggctaggaaacttaaccatctttgattaacgagctagtcaagtagaggcatactagggacactctgtttgtctatgtattcacacatgtactaagtttccggttaatacaattctagcatgaataataaacatttattatgatgtaaggaaatatgaataaccactttattattgcctctagggcatatttccttcatatcggTCGACCGAGAGTTATCGGACGTCCGAGAGAGACAGAGAACAGATGGTGAAATCAGAAGATGATTATTGAGCAAGTCCTTCGCAAGACCCCAtgttcccctcttaatagtgcgggatccctatccTCAAGAGCAAACATAAAGAGCCTAAGCTAGTAGCCGTGTTCCTTTGTTCTTGAGCAATATATATATGTTcggtagtcatgatccacacacatgATTCTGAGGGGACTAAGcctgagatatacttgacaaaCATTGTTAGTCCCCTATGTATATaatgtcatcaacatcaaaatatgattaagggcatgattgcactttcacatAAGCTACGGCCtacggggtggagagatcacgctcaagaagacaaggaaccgtgcgcccgccttcggccataagaccgacttctgctgcatccagcaaccgagtggtactctcagtgatggattctatgtccgcCACCACATGccggagtacagacgggatcagcagaaccttcgcatgccacctagatccggcgatgccaaTATTTTGCAATGGGAAAAGAAACTAGGAGATGTCCCGGATCATCGActccgagctgagttctatcacatccagcgtgaacttgcccaaatcatcattgaAGGAGGTCCTAAAAAAACAGGGATGTTATACGAAGAagggcaaatgtcgcgggaagacgtccgaacacgcgtagccgctcaaCGTCTCGACCTAAAGCCTTTCACTGCGCTTGGGGACCATCTCCCTgatttggatggatggcacgacatgttggagtgattgacaatatatgacaatgtgtccgtttagtccgtactttctctatgacgaaactttgagttatgcacgacgaaactttatgaTTTAATTAAACAGTCatcctcaactagcgaagatcactctagttagggcattttgggtacgatgaactttgttatttatacTTATGAtattttgcttctatttttgccaactctgtctctttctgttgctcaactatatatgttgcatattatcgactcatgtgacgatgcaggtacatagatcatcgatggcgaagaagtgctacgccaggagtatacgacgagtggcctgagtgtcaagCCCAGGTGTACCGTTTTCCGAGCGACAGCCAGAGAGGGTTCGATAGCAGAGCCGAAGAGGAaaatagttagtttaggttcacgctactACGAGAGAGGGATCCGAACCGGcgcctcaagaagtactacattatgtatgatgagacatgtcagttaacttgtatcgctatagcgtgattatgatgtgacgacatgatttgtgttggatgatatgatgagactattatgtgtatgatatgatgagcatattgcatgtttatgatatgattagaatactgtATAAAACCTGTACAAAAACATCGCAAATACGTACCAAAAAAATGtgaaaatatagtagtagcgctctttagcgttggacaggaaaacgctactgctaagccacTTAGCAGTAGAGCTGGTATGgacaacgctactgctaagtagatATAGCTggtcaaaacgcgctactgctaaatgttaGCTGTACTGATAGCTCTTAGACCCGTGTTACTGGTAGGTTTTTTCCTAATAGTGTTGGGATTCTCTCTTTTGTGATTTGTGAATTTTGATAGAGTCTGCATTCGGGGAGATGGATTACGTTGAGAGGCAAGCGCTAACTAAGAGAGAGAGGTTAATTGGTGGTGATTAAGATCGGAATGTGCCTTGCGTGATTGTGGAGTTGGCGACGCAGGGCGTGGGGGTGTTTTCCTCCGCGCTGCGGTACAGTCAGTCAACGTAAATTGCTAAATGCACGCAGAAAATAGATTAGGACATGGCTAGCCGTTAGGTGAGTTTAGTTGGGCTAATCATGCGGTGGTAATTAGTCCGTGTACATTTTGTCGGGTGTGTTTAAAGAAGATTTTGTTTGTTCTTTTGTAAGTAGTGTAGATTGATAACTTTTTTTAGATATAAGATTTGGTTATTTTTTTAGGGCACTACTAGGCGCGCGGCCGAAAGTTTCAACCGGTCCGCTGCCCAGCGTTGGATCCCACGCATATCAATGGCCTAAATAATCGCAACTCCTCAAAAGAAAAACAGACGACAACGCTTGGGTCATCTCTTTCTTCGGCACACACGCTAGAATAAAAAAGGGGAAGATTCTCAGTGCTCGTCGGCCGCCTCATGCTCGCCTGCCCTCGCCAGCCATCCCTCGCCGCTCATGCTAACACCACTTTCATTGGTCGCAAAAACATGGCCGCCATCCTAGTAGCTTTTTTTATTCACTCGTAGCAAAATAGAGAGACGGTTGCAACAAaaacatcatcaccgtcgccattgGTTGAAGCTCGTCATTGCAGGTCGCAACATTTCCGTCGCCAGATCTCCGCAAAAACGAATGTATGTAGCCAAAAAAACcactggttgtagcaaaaaacGAACACCGTTGTAGCAAAAAATCAACGTCGTCCCCGTCTGAGGCTACAACTACACCATGAAAAAAGAATGTAGCAAAAATCCTCGCCGAATGTAGCAAAAAACTACAACGGTTGCAGCTAAAAATTCATAGACGCTGCATCAATCTCACGAGCAAAAAAAAACGGTGGTGGCCGTAGCCTTCACCATAGCCGGTTGCAGCAAAGATGGGTGCAGGATCCAGCATCTAGACATCAAGGTTGCGGCTCACGGCCGAGCCGGTTCCAGCATCTTGCGCCGCCCATTGTAGCACGACGTGACCGTCGTTCCAGCACCGCCCCACGCCAGATGCAGCTCTGACCGAACCGGTTGCAGCTCGAGGCCGAGCCGGTTCCAAAATCTTGCGCTAGTTGCAGCATCTTGGGGCCATGCGTCCCCGCCGTCCACCGTTGAAGCTTCCCCGGCGCCACGACGATGAAGAAGGGGAGGAGCGCGGCCATGGCTACGGACCCGACACCATGGCAAAAGAGGAAGTTGGGGCCGAGCGCTGCAACAAAAAAACGTTGGTGGTGACCGTGGGGCCGAACGGCAGCACGACAACAGAGTATATTGGGGCTGAGCACGGGAAGAAACTCGTCGGCGGCGAACAGTGGAAGCgagcaagagagagagaagagaggttgGAGATAAAGCGATAAGGTGAGCGAGAGGGCAGCACATCTCGCTCTTATCTGTTCCTTCCATCACGCGTGTGTGATGCGCACCATGGCACGTGGGCCAGGAAACGATGCGGAAGCCTCGCGTGGCGAAGAGATAAGGGGAAAAGGACTCGGCCGGCACATGTGTGGGTCTGACCGGTCGAAGATTCGGCAGGCGTGTAGGCACGAAGGGTTTGCCATTTTTTTAGTCTACTTTTTTTCTGAGAAACAAGCCTCTTTTGAGTCTAGATAAGATTGATATTTTTTATAACTTCTAGATAAGATTGATACGGTTTTTTTTCAGGTGAATAAGATTGATACGTTGTCCTGAAGCCTGATAACATCCGACAAAGAAGAGATGGGCCAGCCCACCCAGTCCTGAAGCCTGATATCCGAATTGCACTTGGGAGGCCTTCTCCGAGTCACAGTAAGAGTCGGTCTGCGTAACATGGGCCAGCCCACCAGTTGCCGACTTAACCCACGGTCCTGGCAACCTCCCTATCCCTTTTTCCCAAAATAATACAGTACCACAAATCGAACCAAACCCTAGCTTCTCCTCCCCGATCCCCATCCGGCGCCTCGCCGGAACCCTAGCCCAGATCCGCGGCAACTCCGCCGTACCAGCCATGGGGACCCTTAGGGAGATCCTGCCGTCGCCCAAGACGTCGTCCTCCACGTTCTACGACCACAGCAGCGACCCGTGGTTCAAGGAGCGGTACGGCGGGGAgcccgcggaggcggcggcggggaagctaGCGGGCCCCGCCAAGCCCGTGCCTCCCTACGGGAAGCGCACCGGCTTCGTCCCCCGGCGGCCGGAGGACTTCGGCGATGGCGGCGCCTTCCCCGAGATCCTCCTCGCGCAGTACCCGCTCGGCATGGGCCGCCGCGACGACAAGGGCGGGTCCAAGATCCTCGCGCTCACCGTCGACGCGCAGGGCAGCGTCGCCTTCGACGCCGTCGTCAAGCAGGGCGAGAACGCCAAGAAGATCGTCTACTCCAAGCACAGCGACATCGTGCCCAAGATCGCCACGGCCGACTCCGAAGCCGTCGAGGACGAGGAGTACGATAAGGAGGTCGAGGAGACCAAAGAGCGTACCGTAGCTGCCCTGCAGAAGATTGTCAACGTCCGCCTCTCTGCTGCCCAGCCCAAAAACGTTCCGACGCATGATTCGGAATCGAAGTTCATCAAGTATAAGCCGTCGCAGCAGTCGGCAGCTTTCAATTCAGGTGCCAAGGAGAGGATTATTAGGATGTCGGAGATGGCTTCAGATCCTCTCGACCCACCAAAGTTCAAGCATAAGCGAGTGCCCCGTGCATCCGGGTCGCCGCCTGTGCCGGTGATGCACTCGCCACCGCGGCCTGTCACAGTGAAGGACCAGCAGGATTGGAAGATCCCACCTTGCATCTCAAATTGGAAGAATCCAAAGGGTTACACAATCCCACTTGACAAGAGGTTGGCAGCTGATGGGAGGGGGCTGCAGGAGGTTCAGATTAATGATAACTTTGCAAAGCTTTCAGAAGCGTTGTATGTTGCAGAGCAGAAGGCGAGGGAAGCAGTGCAGATGCGCTCCAAGGTGCAGAGGGAGCTAATGCTAAAGGAGAAGGAGAGGAAGGAGCAAGAGTTGAGGGCACTTGCACAGAAGGCCCGCATGGAAAGGTCTGGTGCTCCACCTCCATCCACGGGTATGCCTGTTggaggtgggagggagagagagcgggAGAGGGTTGATGATGGGGATGCAGATATGGATTTGGAGCAGCCGCGTGAGCAGCGCAGGGAGACTAGAGAAGAGAGGGAGGCGAGGATTGAGCGTGACAGGATCCGTGAGGAGCGGAggcgtgagagggagagggagaggaggctgGAGGCGAAGGAGGCTGCTGGAACACATAAAAAGAGTAAGCTCACTAGAGACAGGGACCGTGACGTCGGTGAGAAGGTGGCCCTGGGTATGGCACACACTGGTGCAAAGACCGGGGAAGTCATGTATGACCAGAGGCTCTTTAACCAGGACAAGGGAATGGACTCTGGTTTTGGTGCTGATGATCAGTACAACCTGTATTCGAAGGGCCTCTTCACAGCACAGTCCAGTATGTCCTCACTTTACAGGCCCAAGAAGGATGGTGATTCTGAAGTGTATGGTGGTGATGCCAACGAACAGTTGGACAAGGTTATGAAGACAGAGAGGTTCAAGCCTGACAAGGCGTTTACCGGTGCTCCAGAGAGGGCTGGCAAGAGAGATAGACCGGTGGAGTTTGATAAGCAAGAGGAGGCCGATCCATTTGGTCTTGATCAGTTCTTGACTGaggtgaagaaggggaagaaagctGTGGACAAGATTGGTGGCGGTGGAACTATGAAGGCAAGTGGTGGATCTTCGAGGGATGATTACGAGGGTGGAGGATCTGGGAGGTCTCGCATTAACTTCGAAAGAGGAGGGCGTTGAGGTATTTGCTGTGCACATTTATCTTCTGCAATTTTCATGTCCTCAGTGCATTTTCAAATATCATCCTGAAGGATTTCTTTGGAGAATATGATCCTTCTTACACAAGGAAGCAAATATCATCCTGAAGTATTACTTTGGAGAATATGATCTTTCTTACAGAAGGAAGAACCTGATGGTTTAGTTGCTGTGATAGGGCTGCTTGTTCTATTTCAACCATTGTGTTAAACGGTG encodes the following:
- the LOC123145568 gene encoding SNW/SKI-interacting protein A; translation: MGTLREILPSPKTSSSTFYDHSSDPWFKERYGGEPAEAAAGKLAGPAKPVPPYGKRTGFVPRRPEDFGDGGAFPEILLAQYPLGMGRRDDKGGSKILALTVDAQGSVAFDAVVKQGENAKKIVYSKHSDIVPKIATADSEAVEDEEYDKEVEETKERTVAALQKIVNVRLSAAQPKNVPTHDSESKFIKYKPSQQSAAFNSGAKERIIRMSEMASDPLDPPKFKHKRVPRASGSPPVPVMHSPPRPVTVKDQQDWKIPPCISNWKNPKGYTIPLDKRLAADGRGLQEVQINDNFAKLSEALYVAEQKAREAVQMRSKVQRELMLKEKERKEQELRALAQKARMERSGAPPPSTGMPVGGGRERERERVDDGDADMDLEQPREQRRETREEREARIERDRIREERRRERERERRLEAKEAAGTHKKSKLTRDRDRDVGEKVALGMAHTGAKTGEVMYDQRLFNQDKGMDSGFGADDQYNLYSKGLFTAQSSMSSLYRPKKDGDSEVYGGDANEQLDKVMKTERFKPDKAFTGAPERAGKRDRPVEFDKQEEADPFGLDQFLTEVKKGKKAVDKIGGGGTMKASGGSSRDDYEGGGSGRSRINFERGGR